The Lathyrus oleraceus cultivar Zhongwan6 chromosome 5, CAAS_Psat_ZW6_1.0, whole genome shotgun sequence genome includes the window GTTGATTCAACATTTCGGCCAATATCCATTCAACTGCATTCGATGGATTATCTAACGTTGCCATCATCAATTCCTGCATTAAATTTTAATCAGTATATCATTTGTTAGTGTAGCTACATACGAAAgaaagataaaataaaataaaatcttaCAATAACTTGAGCCTTGATTTCGTTCATTGTCAACAACGGATTATTATTTTCGTCTTTCAGGTTGATCAAAACATCTAGCAAATCCTCTTCAACTTTCTTTGATCCATCATTCCAATGTTTGATTCTTTCTTCAATAATAGGATCATGACACTGGTTCACTATCCTTAATGCATTATTGACCTTGTCTTTATGACCATCTAGGTCTAGTAGACTCAAGCATGGGATAAAATCtgagagagaaaaagaaaatacATAACGAAGCAAATCTAAAGTAGCGTCAACGTGTTCAACATCCTCAGGACCAGGCCCTCCATCCTTCGGACCCTTTCCAATGTATCTGGTATTGAAAAACATTTTTTTGAACACATTACTACAGTAATGTAGCATAGCGATTCTAGTATTTACCATGCCACCATTTTTGCATTTGTTGTACACATAAAATATTAGATTATCAGattcttcatttcttttttctAGAAGCCATTGATGCCGGGATGGACTGAGCAAATCTTTAACAGTAATTTTCTTCATCTTTTTCCATTGTTCGGCATACGGTCCAAACAATGTAGTCAAGTATCCGTTGGAGATGATATTACCGGCCATGGTGTCTGGTCTTGATGCAAAATTAGATTCATGTTTTTTGAAGAATTCAAGGGCAATGGTGGGACAATTAACAACAATAATATGAATATTTATGAGCCGAAAACATATTATTTCGGTATTCATTTCTTTCAGCGTTCTATATATCCATGCATGAGTAGGTCTATTTGCAAGTATTTCAAAAAGATTACCAACTATAGGTAATGGTTTTGGACCTGGAGGAAGTTTAGGTTTGTTAGAGCTATGGTATCTTATGGTTTTGATTACCATATAGCCAACAAACATAATAATGAAAAGAGACCATAAGGACTGAGGGAGTAACACGAGGAAGCTATTGGTGTAAATCATACTTTGAAAAAAGATTCTCAAGTAAACAATGATTGATGGATGAGGTTGGTCATAGGTAAGGTTCCTATTTATAATGTATAATTTTGTGTCTATCTTATTTCACCAATTCTATGAGAAAAATGGTTGATCTAGTATATTCTAAAAAAAAATGTTCAAATACATGTCCTTTTACTATTTTTATTAAAGGAAAATGCTAACGagtaattttttttaaatatatatatattcagtgtattaaaaatataaataatcaactttaaaaaaaattatatgtaTTCAATAAACTGAAcataatatattttttttatttgaaaattttaatcAGTGTCCCAGGAATACTAGTTAGCATGATCATTTGTTAAATACTCTTTAAGTTctttattttataaataaaactTAACTTTTTAAATTCATTTAATAAAATATGTATTTGGACAATATACAAGCCAAATAATGTATTTATTcattaaatataaaaaatatatttttcatatttcaaataatttttttttatattagGATAAAATCACATTAATTAGCCATAAatcttattttatttaattaaaagtTTCTCATTAGAAAAAGTTATTAGGATATAAAATTATCCATTATTACTTTACATTTTTAACAATCAGTACAAAAGACAATGGTTGATGTGGGGTGTATCCTATAAATTAAagaaaaagaaggaaaaaatccTAACATAAATGAATAAAAAGTATGAAAATACATATTTTTTTAGACAATAATATGTAATTATACCTTTAAATTTAAGATATCTCACATTAAAAAAAATGGTAAATAGTAATTTTTTATATGATATTTAGTAAGATTcatattttattatgtttttgaTGATGTTTTGAGGAATATATTTGACATGTTCAACCACCGTTTTTGCTAACTGATTGATTAATTAAGTTTTATCTTACCCGTCTTTTTTTTGcctttattaaaaaaattaagaGTTTAATTGTTATATACTGTCaatgtaaaaagttttacactgtcaATGCATCACAATCATTCGTTGGTATTATTTTTAAATggttaaaataaaagtcaaacattttaaataaatcaatggttatgattaactgacagtgtaaaataaTCTTTACACTATCAatgtatatcaattaaattcaaaaattaatatgTCAAAATAAATTGAATAACGAAGTTGCATTATATATAAGAAAAGATTAAATAATTATAGATTATATGATATGTTTGTTATAGTAATACTTGGTTAAGGTTAATCAACTTAATTGAAATATAATTGTTTATGATTTCagaaataaattttatttaaaaagCCTAGCGAAAAATATTGATTAAATAATTGTAGATTATATGATATGTTTGTTACAGTAATACTTGGTTAAGGTTAATCAACTTAATTGAAATATAAGTATTTATGATTTCagaaataaattttatttaaaaagCCTAGCGAAAAATATTGATTAAATAATTATAGATTATATGATATGTTTGTTACAGTAATACTTTaagagattaattgttatgcactgtcagtgtaaaaaattTTACACTGTCAATACATCACAATTATCCGTTTGGGTTACTTTACATGTGATTATagaaaaagtcaaacttctttaAAAAATCAATGACtgtgattaactgacagtgtaaaatatcTTTACACTGTCAGTGCATTTCAATTAAACTCATACTTTAAGGTTAATCGACTTAAATTGAAATATAATTGTTTATGATTTCagaaataaattttatttaaaaagCCTAGCGAGAAATATTGCATGATAAGGACATGTTTGAAATGCatcttaaatttttttttttttgaaagtttaaaattttaaaaattgttttaataTAATATTTTGCAAAAGCATTTTTAAAAACCTCTTTCTATTCTTCGATTTTTAAAAGCAAAAAAGTAAAACAGCTTAGTTGTGTTTTTACTACTTTTCGATTTTTAGTATtataaaatttgaagaaaaaacCCAGAAAATTTATAATTGTCATTAAtgtaattttaataatttttatattttaaaaataaaatagaaaaatgtATTTGAAAGAATAGGATATTTCTTTTATTCATGTATGCTATTTTTACGCAGAGTAATCTTTCtaaatatgtttatttattttagttaatttttttttgtgtttcttaattattttctatatataatttttttttctattaaAGGTGCAATCTcatttttgacttttttttttattattattattatatttcttaattttattttaaatccTCAAAGTAATAAAAATTCACTTTCATATAAATTTATTCACTATTTTGAAAATCAGATTGATCATCAAATCAATAAGAGTATCGAATCATTAATTTATTGGTCGAACCGCATGACTAAACCAAATTAATCTAGATAATTTGGTTGAATAAACCCGTCTCTATGAAGAAAATATATAGTTATTAAATCGGTTGAACCAAATGATCCAGTCTTAAAAAAAATCACGACACctataaaatttcaaaatatcataATTTAACAAATTCGTTCTTTAAACTCAAATTCTAAACATAATCACCACACACAACAAAATAGTACATAATACAAATATAAATAAAAGAAACTTGAATAACAAAACTGCATTGTCAAATAAATTAGATTTAAGGAGTGAAAGGTGTTCAAATTAAGTTTTAAGCcaaatctaattatatttttaatttttttaaattttttttatcaaaGTGACGCCGTATTTTGTGGGAAAAAAGCAAACAATCAATCCGTCAATTTTTAAAAATCGTTGGTCCTTCAATTTTTACCGATTTTGATCGGTTTGGTCAATTCTCACTAATTTAATAGCTTATCCGATCCACCAATCAAACAATATCAATGACCCCTTTGATTTTTGATTCGATCGATATGTCCAATGCGGTTTCTAAAATATTGAATTTATCTCTTCGACTTTGAAATATTATATAACTAAATCTTATTAATACtatttttatttctatttttaatgttgtaatttattatatatatatatatatatatatatatatatatatatatatatatatatatatatatatatatatatatatatatatatatatatatatatatatatatatatatatatatatatatatatatatatatatatatatatataaatatatataatatatatatatatatatatatatatatatatatatatatatatatatatatatatatatatatatatatatatatatatatatatatatatattggttTTGTTATTTAGTTTTTTAACACAATATTTTCTCCTCCATACTTTATATCACATTTTGCATAGTAATTACAactttatatatttttaaaatttttaaactattaaaaattatcaaagttattaaaaataattaattcctattctgtttaagaaaaatatttttaaaaatagtaattaaaagaataaagaaaaatatTCATCAAACAAGTGTGATGTCATTTGTAAAATTAAAAAATTGCTTTAACCCAATTATTTGTATTAgaacaaatatcaattaatttttttaagtttgtaatattttatacaataaaatagattttaaaaatAGATGACAAAATATGCATTTTTATTCTCTTCTTAAAATACTATTAAAAAATTAGACTATCAAACAAAAaatttcattttcatatttttaaaaCAGTTTCTAAAAACTAGtttatcaaacaaattttttgttaattttcttcttaaaaatagtttttttaaacaaattttaaaaactaaaagTGAAAAATGTTTCTATCCAGGTGGCATAAGAACAACTTtagtaaggatgcaggaagcaggtcgaagaCAATTTTTGAAGTCATATACTttgatgtatgtggtcctatccaggtggatccgattggaggtaacaaatactttgttacattcatagatgattttagtcaaaaactgtggtcttacctgatcaagaagagaagtgaagtgatcgaggtatttgccacgtttaaatctatggtcgaaagacagagcggtcgaaagatcaagattctaaggactgatggtggtggagaatatgtgtcgaaaaACTTCGACacattatgtgtgaaagaagggattgtgcatgaggtggttcCACCCTAtactccacagcagaatggagtcgcaaaaaggaagaatagaaccatcatgaatatggttagaagtatgttgaaaggcaaacatctacccaaagaattatggggagaagctaTGTTGACTGtaacatatatcctgaacagataTCTGAcaaagaagctagaaggaatcacgccataagaatgttggtctggtgttaagcctagcttgagtcatttgaaggtgtttggatcGATAGCATATAGACATGTGCCAtatcagttgagaagaaaacttgatgacaagtcaaGTCAGATGATCTAgataggatatcattcgattggaggatacaagttgttcgccctagtgaacaagcaagtgctgatcaacagggacgtgatcatatatgagcttaaggCATGGAattggactgagaatgttaagaaggattGAGTGATAATCCTTTGTGATGAACtagctagtgaagtcgaaaggTAAGTTCGACAAGAAGTTAGAGGTGAAacaggcccaagcagacctcaaagaacaagacacatgcaTGTAATattgcaagaatgtgtgattacataagatcatgtggtcaatgaagaaggtacgttggtacactatgctttctacgCATATGTCGAACCAttcaatgcagctgaggcattgaaagatttgaagtggatgaaagcaatggacgaagaaTTGAAGTCAACCGAAGTCAACAACACTCGGTAACTTatcgaattgccccaagacagaaaggaaatcgatgtgaagtgggtatacaaggtgaagttgacacccaaaggagaagtgactcgacacaaggagagacttgtggcgaaaggatttcttcagaaagaaggaatcgacttcgatgaactttttgcacctgttgctaggatcgaaacaattAGGTTGGTTGTTCGTCTagaaaacatgaacaactggaagatgtgtcagatggatgtgaaatgtgcattcctgaatgacccctcagaagaagaagtttatgttgcacaaccagttgggtatgtgaaacaaggcgaagaaagaaaggtgtgcatgttgcataaagccctgtacggacttaaacaagctccaagagctttgaacaagaagataaatggctttctaagggagaaggaatttgtgaatTGCACAAGTGAACATGAAGTGTATGTAAGAAGAAGTAAGAGTtaattgcttatactatgtctctatgtcgatgactttttgataacaggtagctgcaagaaggagatcaaagacttcaaaggtgatctcaacaagaaatttgaaatgtcagatctgggtgacatttcatatttccttggcatcaaattctacaagagtggtagaggtttgatgatgcatcaaagaaggtatgcaggcgaaatactcaaaagatttgagatgcaagattgcaactCAACTTCGACTCTAGttgagcccagattacaactatcgaaagattcagatgaagatgatgttgttgttgatccaacccaatatagaataattattgggtcactttgatacctttgtcaTATAGTctaggtatggtgagtaggttcatgtAGAAGCCAAATGTATCTTATCTagcagcggcgaagaggatactaaggtatctgaaaggaacttTGGACTCTGGCATTCTGTTTCCTGCAGCCGATGAAGGAAAATTaatgcaaactagtgggatacaccgactcaagttggtgtagtgatgctaaGGATTGAAAATCCACAACTGAATATGTGTTTATgttaggtggtgcaccagttgcttggagttcaaGAAAGGATCCAGTATTGGCATTATCATCGTGCGGagcagaatacatagttgcttccctttgtgcatgtcaagcaacatggatggtgaatctagtcgaagagataacaacgaagagtcatggagAAATTACCATGAACATCGACAACATGTCAtctatcaatctggcgaagaagTCTATATGAACGTTAATAAGACCTTTCTTACACGTGATTTAAACGAGGAAGTCTATATGACGCTTCCTCAAGGTTACAATCTCTTTCATTCCTCGTTCCCTTCACAGGTTTGCAAACTTAATAAGAGTATCTATGGCCTTAAACAAGCTAGTCTCCAATGGTATTTCAGGTTGTCTGAATCCTTAATATCTCTAGGTTATAATCATTCACATGTTGATTATTCTCTATTTACCAAATGCCATGCTAATACTTTTACTGCTTTATTAGCTTATGTCGAGGATATAGTTTTAACATGTAATAATCTCCCAAAAATTCAACATGTCTACTTCATCACCAATTTCTTATCAAAGACTTGGGTCCCCTTCGATACTTCCTTGGTCTCGAAGTAGCCCGCTCTAAAACTGGTATTTTCCTTAACTAACATCATTATACTCTAGACTTACTCAATAAAAGAGACGCATTAGCTTCCAAACCCTCTCCTACCCCTTACAACTTATCTCTTCAACTGCATTTTGATACTTCACAACCATATTTGGATGTCACACAGTATCGTAGACTTATAGGACAACTTATTTATTTAACCACCACGCGGCCAGATATCTCTTTTGCTATCCAACAAGTTAGCCAATTTGTTTCAAACCCTACTGTCACTCATTATAGATGCTCTGCGTATTTTACAATATTTAAAAACCAGTCCAGCTTTGGGCTTATTTTATCCTGTTGAAACTGATTTATCCCTTTCAGGTCTTTGACTTGGCTACTTGCCCAAGGACACGCAAATCTGTCACGGGCTTTTCCATCCTCTTATGCAAGTCATTAATTTCCTGGAAGTCAAAGAAACATACAACAATTTCACGCTCCAGTTCCGAGGCTGAGTATCACGCCCTCGCCAACCTCTTATGCGAAGTGCAATGGTTGCACTACTTGTTTAAGGACCTCCGCATCACTTTTTCCAAGTCCACTTCTCTCTACTGTGATAATCAATCGGCTATGTATCTTGTACATAACCCGATTTTTCACGAACAATCAAAACACATAGAGATCGATTTCCATCTCATTCACGAAAAGCTGGAATCTGGAATCATCAAAATATTTCTTATTTGTTCTACTACTCAATTTGCCGACGTTTTCACCAAAGCTTTAGTCAATCCTTCCTTTTCTACTTTTCTGCCCAAGCTTGGCCTTCTGATTTTGCATAATCCAGCTTGTGGGGGAGTATTAAACAATAAATAGTCCTTTATTGTTATTCATTAGCCTTAATTTAGTCTTTTatctttcatattttttaggCTGGACTGTTTCCTTCTTGTGTATATATATACACACACTACACATTGCCTTGTAAAGAAATATTATTCAGTTGTTTGTTTCTACAAATCTAATAACAAGATTTTTAAATTTAGAGATCTCAAATATTTTTTCCTATAAAAAGGCAGGATCTTCTGTAACCTTTATTTCTAAATTTCCATATACACTAATCAACATATTTCACTACAAGTAGAATAATAACATAACAGGATTGtaaaataaagtaaaacatgTGTATTTGATACAAATTTCTTAGCTACTTATTTTCACTTCAAAAATTATACAAATCTAGTTTTAATCGTGGCTTTGCTATAAGCATTAGTGGCTCATCAAGATTGATTTTTCATATATCGGGAGGTGCACTCCAAGTGAAGCCATGGAGAAACCTAGCTAATAAAAAGATAGTCATTATGGTACCAAGCTTCACACCAGGACAACCACGTCTTCCAGTACTAAAAGATATGAACTTTAAATTCGACTCTGTCAAAGATATATCATATCCATCATTCTTGAGATGACGTTCTGGTTGAAATTTGTAAGGTTCCGTCCAAACTTTTGGATTCCTCCCTAGACCAGTTCTTCCAAGCAATACATGGCT containing:
- the LOC127078327 gene encoding isoleucine N-monooxygenase 1, translated to MIYTNSFLVLLPQSLWSLFIIMFVGYMVIKTIRYHSSNKPKLPPGPKPLPIVGNLFEILANRPTHAWIYRTLKEMNTEIICFRLINIHIIVVNCPTIALEFFKKHESNFASRPDTMAGNIISNGYLTTLFGPYAEQWKKMKKITVKDLLSPSRHQWLLEKRNEESDNLIFYVYNKCKNGGMVNTRIAMLHYCSNVFKKMFFNTRYIGKGPKDGGPGPEDVEHVDATLDLLRYVFSFSLSDFIPCLSLLDLDGHKDKVNNALRIVNQCHDPIIEERIKHWNDGSKKVEEDLLDVLINLKDENNNPLLTMNEIKAQVIELMMATLDNPSNAVEWILAEMLNQPELLQRATEELDTVVGKDRLVEESDIPKLKFLMACARESFRLHPVTDLTPPRYAMNDAVVGNYLIPKGSYVLLGRTGLGRNPKTWSEPNKFIPERHLKNDGSDITLREPDLRFITFTAGRRSCPGTLLGTTVTIMLLARLLQGFTWSIPSNIPRINLAEAEGMLFPADPLMAIAKPRLADEFYNFGGK